GGATTGTAAAAATTTTGGTCAAGTTTGGATCCCGGCTTTTGAAGCTCCGCAGTAAGGCGGAGATATCTTTGAGCGGGCGATGCACAAGTATCCTTACCGTCTGGCCACCGGATTCCATAAACCAAACACGGCCGTCTCCTGATTCGGTAAAGAGAAAACCCTGCCCGGAGGGCAGCGTACGCAACCTGTCCGCGACGTTAAAATTGGCGGCAAGCCTTTGCGCCAGTAGAAGCGCATCAGGAAACATGTACTCCTGGCAAAGCACATGAACGCTTGAACCACTCGGCGCAGTAAAAGTCACCCCATAATTCTGCTGTTCCGCCGCCCATCGTTCGGGAACATCGGCCGTAAACAGCCCAAGCTCCTGCACCGCAGCTCGGGCGGGTAATGCGGTGATTATCAGAAAGCAAAAAATGGTTACGAACTGTATAATTTTCATATTTTCTCCCGCGTATAAAAATCTATAGCCACTCCAGGCAAACTCTTAACAATACTGTTTTTACTGTTGTATGGTGATTCTATCCTGCAGCGAAGCTTCCACCGGAGAATGTTGTTCGAGATAGACCCGAAGCACGTCATTGGTCAGTTTGTCACCTTCTTCCCACTGCAAGGATTTCAGCATGGCAAATCCGTCGCCGCCCCGAGCGATGAAGTCGACGGTAACGACTTGATATGTCGCTTTGGGATTAAGCTGCTGCCACTGTCCGTTTTTATCCAGTACTTCCGCTTTGGTGACGCGTTTACCCGGCTTGTTTGCGGGGTTGAAGGAGTAGCGCAGTCCGGAGACCTGCAAAAAGCTTCCTTCCCCCTCACCGTAGGTAAAAACGCCATGTTCAAGAGCCTGCAGAAGAACTGCTCCTGGTATTTTAGCCGTTAGTGCAGTGTTCTGAAACGGCAAAGTGCCGAGAACATTCCCTGGCGTAATGTTTCCTCCGGGAAGCGATGTCCGTAGCGCACCACCGTTGATAATGGCGATCTGCGCTTCAGGAAAAGGCACCAGACGTAAAGAATCCGTGACAATGTTTCCGGTAAGGCATTCCACCCGGCGGCACTCCATTACATTGGGTTCTTCCAGGGCCAGCCCGTCTTTGTCTTCCGCGTTGATACTCCCTATGGTTGTCTCCATCATCTTCGCCACTGGGACGGCAAAATCATCAATGAGCTTTACAAGTTCGGCATCAGGTTTCGGAGCATTCATAGAAGCGAGCGTGGCCTGATCCAAAAGGATGGGGCCTCCAAGCCATTCTCTGACAACACCGTCCTTACAAAACCCCACATCCAGCTTGCCCAGATATGTACATGCCGTGGAGGCGGTGACAATCAGAACAGGTGCGCCTTCCGGCGTTTTTTCCACCATTGGATATGGACCTTCCGCCCTGTTGTGATAGTTGGACAACAGACTGTGGCTGTGTGCGCCAACAATGATGTCCACACCATTCACCGAGCGGGCGAGTTCTCTTTCGTTTTCCAGGCCCAGATGTGCCAGGGCGATGATAATATTCACGTCCTGGGCGGTCAGTTCTTTTATGGCGTCTTCCAAGGCTTTTTGAGCATCGTTGAAGCTGATGCCAGTACCGGGAGAGGATGTTTCGGGCGTACTTTCGGTAACAAGACCGACGATACCTATTTTGCGCCCATCCCGTTCCAGCACTATATACGGAAGAATCTTATCTACAGCGGGCGAATCCGGGCGCGGGTCAAAGGATACGTTGGCCGCCAGTACCGGAGTATTCAAGCCGTCTATCAGTTTCAGCCAGGTCGGCCAGCCGTCGTCGAATTCATGGTTACCGGGAATCATGGCCTGGTAGCCCATCTTGTCCACAAGGGCCAGAGGCATACGTTCCTTGTGCTGTGTCCAGAACAGGGTTCCTTGGAAGATATCGCCGGCCTCCAGAAACAACGCATCCGGATTATCTTTTCTGACTGCCCTCACGGCCTGATCCAATCTGACATAACCGCCACGGCCATCTTCGCACATGGCAGCGTAGCAGGTAAGGCCCTTGTCCGTTATGCCGCCAAACGAAGAGTGAGTATCGTTGGTGTGCAGTATTGTAAGAGTGAAATCCGCAGCCGGGAAAAGCGGCATTTTACGCGGCTGTGTTTCGGCGCACGCCGAAACAAGCGCCAGCGCAGCCACCAGAACGATA
The DNA window shown above is from uncultured delta proteobacterium and carries:
- a CDS encoding conserved exported hypothetical protein (Evidence 4 : Homologs of previously reported genes of unknown function), which codes for MKYIVALKNNLSLLRIIVLVAALALVSACAETQPRKMPLFPAADFTLTILHTNDTHSSFGGITDKGLTCYAAMCEDGRGGYVRLDQAVRAVRKDNPDALFLEAGDIFQGTLFWTQHKERMPLALVDKMGYQAMIPGNHEFDDGWPTWLKLIDGLNTPVLAANVSFDPRPDSPAVDKILPYIVLERDGRKIGIVGLVTESTPETSSPGTGISFNDAQKALEDAIKELTAQDVNIIIALAHLGLENERELARSVNGVDIIVGAHSHSLLSNYHNRAEGPYPMVEKTPEGAPVLIVTASTACTYLGKLDVGFCKDGVVREWLGGPILLDQATLASMNAPKPDAELVKLIDDFAVPVAKMMETTIGSINAEDKDGLALEEPNVMECRRVECLTGNIVTDSLRLVPFPEAQIAIINGGALRTSLPGGNITPGNVLGTLPFQNTALTAKIPGAVLLQALEHGVFTYGEGEGSFLQVSGLRYSFNPANKPGKRVTKAEVLDKNGQWQQLNPKATYQVVTVDFIARGGDGFAMLKSLQWEEGDKLTNDVLRVYLEQHSPVEASLQDRITIQQ